The genomic DNA CCGGCTCCCGCTGGAGAGGAAACAACCACCCCGAGCTGAGCGCCGACGACAAGTGGTCGATCCTGCAGCTCTACGGACGGGTGGATGGACTGACGGTCCTGGGGGTTCCGAAGCCCTACCACGGCAACGACACCCGGAGTGTCTACGCAGACACCATCGACGGGATTCGCCCTGACGAAGGCGTCCATCGAATCCTGGTCTGGGCGACGGACGATCGAATCACCGGGTACCAGTTCACCTACCAGGACGGCCAAGGAATCCAGCGAGACAGCCGTCTGCAGTCGCAACTGTCCGGCGAACCGACAAACTTCGATCTGGCGCCCGGAGAGTTTCTCGAAGAAGTGAGCGGTGGGTTCGACAACCGGGTCCGGTGGCTGCGCCTCAAGTCCAATCGACAAGAGATCCTCGTGGGCAAGCCGAAGGCGTCGGACTTCACTTTCCGGGCTCCTGGAGGACTCGAAATCGTCGGCTTCGCCGGACATCGCACCCAGGACGAGAAAGAGCTCGCCACGCTGGGGGCGGTGGTTCGACCGCGGGCGGCCAGCCAACCACCCTTCGCTCTGGGATCCACGGCGGCCTTCGGCCCCGCCTTCGGTTCTGCCGATGCCATGACCTTCGATCGACCGATCCGGCGATTCGGGCTGTGGACCGACCAGGCGGGAGTTCACGGCATCTTCGTCTGTACTTCGGCACCCGCCGCCTGCCACCGGTTCGGCGGCCTTCGCGGCCTCTACAGCGAATTCACACTGACTCCGACGGAGCACATCTGCGGCATCCATGGAACCGCCTGGCACCACATCAACGATCTCTCCTTCACCATTCGCGACGGCGTCAGCGGCGCGCTGCGCTACACGCCGCGCTTCGGCGGAGGAACCGACGGCGAGCCCTTCAACCATGAGGTTCCCGCCGGCTATGGGCTCCTCGGATTGCGGGTCTTCGCCGACAACTCGAGCGATCTAGGGCACGGGCGCCTGTACGCCCTCGGGGCGGACTTCGGCGCCGTCTGAACGGTGCAGCGAACCGGTAGTCAGTTGAGTTCGCCCCAGCCGCCTTGCAAAACGAAGCTCGCCCAAAAGTACGGATGCTCGAACTTTCGCCGGACCTTCTCGCGCGCGAGGCGGAGAGCTTCGGCCCGTCCGTGCTCCTCCAAGGCCGCATAGAAGTCGCCCATGAACGAAGTCGTTACCGCATCGTCGACCCGCCAGCGAGCAAGGAGGACCGAGTCACTTCCGGCTCCCAAGACAGCTCGGACAAAACCCACGGGTTCACTGCCGGGTTTTCCGTCAACCACTCCAGAATCACACGAACTCAGCGTCACCAGTTGAACTTTCGAAAGGTCGAGCTTGGCCAGATCGATCGCTTTCAAGCGGGCCTCGAAGTCACTCGAAAGGAGCAGTGAGGACTGCATTGGAATCACCGGGTCGAAAAGCCCGTGAGCGATCACGTGCACCACTTTCGCGTCCGGCATCTTCTCCAGAAAGGCCTCCTTGGAAGCGACTTCGGTGCGGGCGGGGTCGAACCGGCGAACATCCCCCCGATCGACCAAAATCTGGGAAGCGGCCATCCTGGATAGCGCTCGATCGACGGACTTCACCTCACGCACTCCCCCGCGAAGGCGGGGCAGTTGCCGAGGAATCGCGGTCGGCGGAGAGAGGGAATCCGGACTTGGAGTCGGCTCGTAGGGTCCGAGGGCCGCGAGAACAAGCATCTCCATTTCGGCGGCGCCGCCCCCCGATCCGGCCACCGACCTCTTTTCGAGGTGTTCCATCGCAAAGCTGATCGACGGCACCAAGGCCGTCGACGCCAGTGCAGATAGCGGGGCGCCGTCCACCTCCAGAGCCGGCCAAGGGAGGCCGAAGAGATCTTCGTCCGGCGCGACGACCACGACCTTGCCACGAAGATCGCTCATCCCATCGAAGAGGCAGCGACCGAGGGTCGCCAAGTGAGTCTGAAGCGCACCGGATGGGTCGTCCTTC from Acidobacteriota bacterium includes the following:
- a CDS encoding jacalin-like lectin, with the translated sequence MGYAVKNVWGQGVLRYRWGASITAQHLDYFSRAMEIWRRANVEFVEAAPPGPVVTLDSSDRNASESVGQGTYSVFLNTDWSSVGHGVHELGHALGLHHEQYRPDGLYFNTIDNSPKSGTSGGSSRDAGPLEDCTTHSPAGTSVLVLGRYDYCSAMHYDHRWSGFPLVAMGPSRWPPGSRWRGNNHPELSADDKWSILQLYGRVDGLTVLGVPKPYHGNDTRSVYADTIDGIRPDEGVHRILVWATDDRITGYQFTYQDGQGIQRDSRLQSQLSGEPTNFDLAPGEFLEEVSGGFDNRVRWLRLKSNRQEILVGKPKASDFTFRAPGGLEIVGFAGHRTQDEKELATLGAVVRPRAASQPPFALGSTAAFGPAFGSADAMTFDRPIRRFGLWTDQAGVHGIFVCTSAPAACHRFGGLRGLYSEFTLTPTEHICGIHGTAWHHINDLSFTIRDGVSGALRYTPRFGGGTDGEPFNHEVPAGYGLLGLRVFADNSSDLGHGRLYALGADFGAV